The region CACAAATTGCTTTTCCGGGAGGGAAGTTTGAAAAAGACGATTTCAATTTTGAAAATACCGCTCTGAGAGAGACTCATGAAGAAGTTGGAATTGAAAGGGAAAAAATAGAAGTCATTAAAAGTTTTTCAGCCATGTATATTCCGCCAAGTAATTTTCTGGTGCATCCTTTTTTAGGAATTGCGAAAGAAGAACTTTCATTTTATCCTGATATAAGAGAAGTTGCGGGGATTATTGAACTGCCTTTATCTGTTTTTTTGAATGATGAAATTATTATCGAAGCCAGATTATCAACTTCTTATGGTGCTAATATTTTAGTTCCGGCATTTAATATTCAAAATCATGTGGTCTGGGGAGCAACGGCAATGATTTTGAGCGAATTGAGAGATGTCCTGAAAATGACATTTGAAAAAGGCATATGAAAATGTTTATTTAACAATTTGATATTCATTTGGATAACTTTATTTCCTTGAAAATGTTTAAAACTATTGCTAAAAGAATAATTTTTGTATGTTTGCGACCTAACAAAAAATAAGATACAATTAGTTATGGGATTGTTTAAACGAAATCCTTTTGGGCATATATTATTCATCAAGAAATGGTTAATCCGAATCTTGGGCGCTATGACGCATAGAAGATATAGAGGTTTTAATGAATTACAGATTGAAGGATCTGAAATCATTAAATCGCTTCCAGATACTAATGTATTATTCATTTCAAATCACCAGACCTATTTTGCAGACGTTGTGGCGATGTTTCATGTCTTTAACGCAAGTTTAAGCGGACGTCAGGATACCATTAAAAACATTGGCTATTTATGGCAGCCTAAAATGAATATTTATTATGTTGCTGCAAAAGAAACGATGCAGGCTGGTTTATTGCCTAGAATTCTGGCATACGTTGGAGCCATTACCGTTGAACGAACATGGCGTGCAAAAGGAGTGGATGTTACAGAAAAAAGAGAAGTAAATCCAAACGATACTGAAAATATTAAAATCGCTCTTGCAGACGGTTGGGTTATCACTTTTCCGCAGGGAACTACAAAGTCATTTAAACCAGTTCGTAAAGGTACAGCTCATATCATCAAACAGCATAAACCAATCGTTATACCAATTGTAATTGATGGTTTTCGCAGATCTTTTGATAAAAAAGGATTGCGTTTAAAAAAGAAAAACATACTTCAATCCTTTATTATAAAAGAACCTCTTCAAATTGATTATGAAAATGATACAATTGATGAAATTGTAGAAAAAGTTGAATACGCAATCGAACAACATCCGTCATTTTTAAAAGTAATTCCGGCTGAAGAAATAAAAGCTCAGGAAGAACTGAACAAAATGAGACAATGGGATTACTAGAAATTTTAGATTTCTGATTTTAGATATTAGATTTTTTTCAAAATTGTCAGGCTGAGCTAAGCCTCGTTTGCAAGGGGTGTGTATCCGGCTAAAAAAAAAACTTAGAATCTAAGCAACTTAGAACCTTAGTATCTTAGAAATCTATCTTCTTCAACTCTTTATAATTTGCGTACAATCTTCTCAAAAGTGTTCCGTAAAGTACTCTGTAAAAGCACCAGAACAATCCAAAGAAGCCTAAAATTACAAGGAATAAAATACCAATTGTAACAAACATAGCTTTTCCGTTCATGGCTAATTTGTCTCTGAGAAATTCCATATCCGGATTGTAAACAAAGGCGACAAAGAAACTTAAAATAGCCGTAATAACAATCATTCCTAAATTATACCAAACATAATACTGAACTGTTTTTCGGGTCTTTAAAATAGCACTCATTAAAGATTTTGTAGCAATTGTGGTCGAAATAGTTCTGTAGTTTTTATAGAAGATATAAACGAAAATTAAAACTACAATATAATTAAAGTAGGTAAGAAACTCTAAAGCCGTAACAATTTCAGGATGATTTATTTTGCGTAAAACATCATCTGTGTTTATAAATATATTAGAAAAAGTCCAAAACGAAATTTCCAAAATACTGATAATCAAAATCCATTTTACAATAGAAGATGACTTTCTGTGAATCATCTTGTAGATTTCATTTTCAGAAATTTGTTGAAAAGAACCTGAGTTCTTTTGCCAGTCTTTTTTTAGTAAATCCAGTTCTTTCATAATAATTTTTAAGGATTTAGTATTTTTTTAAGTTTCCCTTTAATTCTGTTCATTTTCACGCGCGCATTCACTTCGCTGATTCCTAAGGTTTCAGCTATTTCCTGATAATCTTTGTCTTCTAAATACATAAAAACTAATGCTTTCTCGATGTCGTTGAGTTGGTAAACTGCTTTATACATCAATTTTATTTGTTCCTCTTCTTCGTAATTGTAATCAACATCTTTTACAAAATGTTGATGGTTTTCATAATCTACGGTAGAAATAGTTCTTTTGGTTTTGCGGTATAAGGTAATTGCGGTATTTAAAGCCACACGATAAGTCCAGGTAGAAAATTTACTGTCCCCTCTAAATTTTGGATAAGCTTTCCAAAGTTGGATCGTAATTTCCTGAAATAAATCTTTATGAGCATCTTCGCCAGCAGTATATAATCTACAAATCTTGTGGATTATATTCTGATTTGCCTGCAATTGCGCAACAAATGACTGTTCTAGATTTTCGCTCATATTTGTATTAGTAGTTATGAAATCATTTTTGTTACAGTTGTATCAAAGTTTTCTCGTTTTATAATAATTAATCATTAAATCTATAAACTTGCTGTAACTTTCCATCCCGTCTTTCTGATTGTTTGATTTTAAGAAATTATCATAAACGAAATGAAAACCTTCATCGATAAAAGTGTCGTATTTTTTCCAGAAATCTTGACTTTCCTGATAATTTTTTAAGATTCCGG is a window of Flavobacterium crocinum DNA encoding:
- a CDS encoding NUDIX hydrolase; the encoded protein is MNFQDFLKYVPNIIPVKLPAVESHLKMAPKERIEGLKNLDINALNPRMAGVMMLFYPKQEKTHLILIVRNTYEGVHSAQIAFPGGKFEKDDFNFENTALRETHEEVGIEREKIEVIKSFSAMYIPPSNFLVHPFLGIAKEELSFYPDIREVAGIIELPLSVFLNDEIIIEARLSTSYGANILVPAFNIQNHVVWGATAMILSELRDVLKMTFEKGI
- a CDS encoding lysophospholipid acyltransferase family protein; translated protein: MGLFKRNPFGHILFIKKWLIRILGAMTHRRYRGFNELQIEGSEIIKSLPDTNVLFISNHQTYFADVVAMFHVFNASLSGRQDTIKNIGYLWQPKMNIYYVAAKETMQAGLLPRILAYVGAITVERTWRAKGVDVTEKREVNPNDTENIKIALADGWVITFPQGTTKSFKPVRKGTAHIIKQHKPIVIPIVIDGFRRSFDKKGLRLKKKNILQSFIIKEPLQIDYENDTIDEIVEKVEYAIEQHPSFLKVIPAEEIKAQEELNKMRQWDY
- a CDS encoding RNA polymerase sigma factor — encoded protein: MSENLEQSFVAQLQANQNIIHKICRLYTAGEDAHKDLFQEITIQLWKAYPKFRGDSKFSTWTYRVALNTAITLYRKTKRTISTVDYENHQHFVKDVDYNYEEEEQIKLMYKAVYQLNDIEKALVFMYLEDKDYQEIAETLGISEVNARVKMNRIKGKLKKILNP